The window TTATTGTATCAAGTGCATCATCACAAATTGATCATAAATACGCCTTAAAATACTTGATCACAAATTGACTGTATCTAGTGCATTATCACAAATTTAGATAAAGTAACTTTAGCATTGTCTGGTCTCTCAACATCAAGGTGTAAcgtaggaaaaaaaaattatttttctaatattgaaTTGTATGCATTTGCTTCCAATATTACTTTGTATTTTGTAGATcaagtaaatataaatataagtcaTAATATACACATATAGATGTGCTTTCTTTCGAATGATGAACTATTAATCTTGATTGTCATATAATCAAAAGTTTGATCTTTTTTCATTGAGCAATATTGAAGATCTAGTTTAATTAAACTTGACTGAGTACTTACATGTCGGCGTGGATTGCAGTCCGCTCTTGTAACGCAATTTCATTATCAAAAATACTGATTATCTTCTCTTCACCAGGTGCAGTTTCTTTATGTGTCCGGAGAGTTTACTAAATTATTTCCTCACACAAAAGGGAAGGGAAGGGAAGTAACGAGAAGAAGTGTTCAGCAACCTACAGAAACAAAAATTATTCATCCATGAATTAGATGATTTATCTCCATCGAAATGAAAGGAGGAAGAGGGTTGATTATGAATGAGAGGAGGATGCTATAACGATTTGTAATAGTGTTACGCTAAGGGTTTTTTTGTTCATAAAAAGTATTTCTTATAATATCGTATTTACCCTTAATAGTAGCTATAAGTCTGTTTAAATCATTAATCACCGTAAGTAAAGGATTAAAACAATTTAATTTGCTTAATTAAAGGTCAAAAGTGAGAAGTCAATTATCACAAGGACCAAAATCCTAACAAGGTCATAACACAGGGactaaaacaattttttttcaaaaaaaaaaaaaaaaagaaagagttgaACAAAGTCAATATATGGGCTAAACAACATCGAGGTTTCAAGGTTCCAATGGGTCGGGATGGTGTTCAGGTTTTCGATGCATAGTTTTGACGAGTCCCGAGGGGCTTGGTAGTGTTTGGGACACTAAAGTTGCATATAGTTAAATTGAATATTTAGCATTGACTACAGTCAAATATCTGCCTAAACGACCCCAAATTGAAGTTACTTCACATGTATACCTTCTCACCATTAGCGTCAAATTTTCTGAAGATTTATGAAGTTACTTCACATGTATACAGTGGTAAAACTATTCTTGCATGGTCATCGTCCTCTTCAGAATCTGTATAGGAAAGAAATGAAGACGTACTAACAAGATATTCAATTTAAAACAGGAGTTATAGCTATAGATTTGAAGAAATACGATACTATTGACAAAAACCAGTCAATCATATGCCATTTAACTCGCTGACAAGATAGCGCCTTGATGATATCATGTATGTCTCAACAAGCTATCCGCGAAACACCTCTAACATGAGCAATTTAATATACTAAATTACATTATTCGATATAGTTAGGGATTTGAATAACTTAGTTTACAAACATAATGCATCCAGAGCCCAGTTTTATCATGATCCTGTCAATCTCAGACCGCAGTAATCAATTGGCCCACTAGATCGAACATTCTCACTCAATTAGCCCTAGACTGGATTTGTTTAAGTTAGTATCTGATATATCTGCAccgaccatatatatatatatatgaagaacgaGCAAGCAATATAATAAAAGAGAATTGAATACGTAGCAATAGATTGGTCTCACTGTGTGTTTCTCCTTATCCAAATTATAGATAACTTCGAAACtgtaagagaaaataacaacagGATTTCCAAAGAAAGCTCATAAACAACTGCTTCTCAATAATAGGTGAAACCTTTACACGGTAGGTACAAAATTTGACAAACACATAAATGAAGTAATCCAAAAGATAAAAAGGATTCAATGCAATTCTGAAGAGAAAGGATTCTAATATAAACAGCTAAATTACAAAGACAAAATGACTAATTATAAActggaaaataaagaaaaaatctaaTATAATCAACTAAATTATACTGATGGCGAAAAAAACAGCAGTGAGTATAATTAAAATACTACTCAGTCGGAAAAAGCCGTGCACAAAATTCAAGAGCGAACATACATTGAGAAATCAACCGATTATATGTGgtaaaaaatttactaaaaagcATCAAAAATGGATCATAGTATTAATAGATCAAAACCAACCGAGCACCGGCCAGAATGTCAAAATCACAATAATAACCACTGATTTTTCACATAGATTATGCAAATTGAGAACAAACTGACTCTTAACTTGCTGGTATTTGTTGAACAAATACAAAACAGAGAAAAAACAGAGTACTAAAGATCAATTATtccacacacaaaaaaagaagCAACCACATTCTTTACTGATAGTGCCATATTCAACAACCGCACAGCGTTAAGACCACACTCAGAACACTCTTATACTGAACTCCGCAGTCGACAAGAAGCACATGATCTTGGAGTTGTCGTCCATCATATATTATCCTTTGTTTATGAAATCGAATACCTTCCTTTTCTTGAATGGCTGCCTTAACATCTGCAACGGTGTCATCACTCTCAACCATTAACTTAAACCTGCGACCACTAAGCGTTGTCACTATGATTTGCGTTATTGGTGCATATCGAAGGATTAAGGTAGATCCTTTTTTGATTCCTGCAGAAAGAAGAGTCAGTGCATCTCTCATGACTCCCCCATCTTCATTCAACAACTTCTGTTTCTTAAAAGGGATTCCCTTTTCCTCTTGAATGTAGGCTTTAACTGCAGCTATACTGTCATCTGGTTCAACCATTAGAAGAAAAGTTTTGGATTCTGAATGCGCAGCATCTTTGGCAACTTCTACAGTATTCGGCAGAAAAGATTTTGGTAACGACTTCCAATTAATCACGTCTCTATAAGTGTCATCTTGAATAATGATCCGCATCGTTCGATCCTGTGACCATGGATCTATCACAATAAGCATGAATAATTAATGACAGAACTGCCCTTAATACACGAAACCAAACAGCAGATAGGAAATAGTTCAAACATAACTAATCATAACATTACTATTCTTATGCACTCTACCAAAAAATCCCTTAAGATGGGATAATATTTTGTTGAGAAGTTTTATGTAACAATTTTTGAGCTACATGCAACAAGTCAGGACtcaatcaaaatacaaaattcaatctTAGCAAGAACTCCatcaaaataaattatacaaCATCCAATATATGGAAGATATTTTCAATTTAAAAGAGCTGATCTTAACTCCTTCAAGACAAGGGATCGAATACCACTTACTGCCACTTGTTTCTGTTTTTACTAAGTTTATTTTTCTGAATCAGCCGTCCTTATAAAGCTACGTCCTTCACTTttgtttttttggaaaaaaataaataactatagCAGAAAGCAGAGAAAACACGTAAATTGATTTTtgcgataatacaattaaatatctTTTGATCACCAAGTTGTTGTCGGTATAAAAtattatatcttatcttaaaagCAACGATACACCCGTCGTCTTAAAATCCTGATTTGCCTCTGCCACAAAATATGTGAGAAGAAACTCACAGCAATAGTACCTTTCTAATCGTGCAAGTTTCATCTAAAAATAGAAAGGTACATAGGAAAAACAAAGAAATTTAAGTAATAGGATAACATGAAGAAGGAAAGAGAATACTCTCTTGAGGATCCATTTCTATTTCGACTTGATTACTTGATGTGCCTCTTTTCAAATTCTCCCGTCAACTCAAACAAATGCCTCCCCAACAAACACACGCACACTTGACCTTAAATGCTGAGTGCTTTTCTAGGGAGAACAAGAGCCAATAGAAGATGAAGAGTTTATGTAAAAAGACAGGAAACACCGTAAAAGCTTCTACTCTAATTAGGTGGCAAGGGGCATTATGGCGAATCCAAATGTGAACCAGTGCTTATCTAATCTTCCTAATAGTATGATATGTGTCCTTAAATATTAAACCGCATAATAAATTATACTTTATACTTCAAGGAGAATCATaatcaaggatcttttagacattTTTTGTAAAGCAAAATTATTATACATGTCAAATTTGTAGTGTATTGAtgctttcattttcttctttattttatttttgtcctctCCTTTTGTTTTGTTAAGACCATCTCCACTTGATCTTTTATAATTGgtttctttttgttatttattgaattgtattttaattataacttcttttatttattaaaaataattactttaacttgaaaaaaattatgtcaaaataacttttaacatgaaattaaagttTACAATAATTTTACTACACCGTTGAAATCTTTTAAAAAAGAGAGAAGTATTaattaccccctgaacttgtcacgTTTTATTTATGGTACAACTGAACTTTAACTTGTCCTAAGTACCCTCTTGAACTTGTTTTCTTGCAACGTCGCGTGGCCCTTTTTTGCTGATGGACCAGTGCGTGTAAACCACGCGCATACACGTGGAAAAAAGTGCTGATGCGACTATCCACGTGGATAAATACCATCCACTTCCCTTATAATTATCCTATATTAAGAAATAAtccacttctatccttaattatccgatttctttctaaaaattttatatttttcagtttttctctactccaaaatagtgaaaggttGAATTTTCGTCGATTAAGTAAGCtattatctaaaattttatattttttggtgtgtgttaaaaatatgaaattatttttttccggttagtgtttcatagtagttttcgattagtgtttcgattagaaTTTTGACGAGagtcacatgcacaaatacgtttcttCTTATAATTAACAGTgtaaaaaattgtaatttaagttaggggtgtacaaaaatcaaaccgataaaaatgttattaatttaGCGCTAtagggttaacgattttttaatgattttatatataaaaaaaaaatattgggttattgattcggttttaaattttttactggGTTATTAGGTATACCGATAACCTAATAAGTTtatgctaaattattattttaagaaacttagtatttgatacgGTATTTGAGGGGACCCCCCCTCCCCCTTCCCCACAAATATTTAATTACAAAAACAATTcatatatattatgatataatCAATTAAACTCAAAAAATCAACTAATAAAAGACCTAAACTCTTTCAAACTGAAAACTCCTAGCTTTACTGATAAATATAAATCAAACACTTAATTACATATAGTCATAACTAATATACATCACAAATAAATTACTCAAATTTGTGCATGATTTCGAACAATTTTCATTCCTTTCAAGCATCAAGTATTAAAATAATCAATTCCTTTAATATTTTGGGGGTTTGATGAATTTGTTTTAGATTGGAAGTTAAATAGGAAGAGGGATAGttgattatttttgaaaaaattaaagtaaaagtgatttttttcatttttaaacatTGAAAAtgctgatttggcccaaaaatcaCTCCATCATGCGCGTGATAGAGTGTGAAAGAAAACATTCTGCCATGTCAGCAAAAAAGGGAGTCACGCGATGTTGTAAAAAAACAAGTTTGGGATGGGAGGAGGAGGTACTTATGACAAGTCAAAATTCAGATGTATACCATGAATAAAACATGacaagttcaggggtaatagaTACTTCTCTCTTTataaaacttatttattttttttaaaaaaatataagtactaaatagggcaacttaataaataatatattatatttattatttttcttagtggacattaaaataatgtaaattaataattaaaatgggaCAAAAAGTGTaacgatataaatatttgatgaaatatgtgaaatttgtgattttgtgtgatttgactgttttaccccttcccgtagttgcattatggtatttttgaggtgtgggagtggttgacatgatttatgatgcattttggtagcatttatgtaatattgtgatttttgatggcttcgagagcattattttggacttatgtggttatattttgatccgtaCGATGGATGACCGAACGGAATGTGCCAGCagctctggaatattgattttaggctaggtatacctttggttcgaGTCCTGGTTCACCCGAgatcatttcgacctattggtcggaaggttgaaaaaaatta of the Capsicum annuum cultivar UCD-10X-F1 chromosome 11, UCD10Xv1.1, whole genome shotgun sequence genome contains:
- the LOC124888705 gene encoding polyubiquitin-like isoform X1; this translates as MDPQENPWSQDRTMRIIIQDDTYRDVINWKSLPKSFLPNTVEVAKDAAHSESKTFLLMVEPDDSIAAVKAYIQEEKGIPFKKQKLLNEDGGVMRDALTLLSAGIKKGSTLILRYAPITQIIVTTLSGRRFKLMVESDDTVADVKAAIQEKEGIRFHKQRIIYDGRQLQDHVLLVDCGVQYKSVLSVVLTLCGC
- the LOC124888705 gene encoding polyubiquitin-like isoform X2 yields the protein MRIIIQDDTYRDVINWKSLPKSFLPNTVEVAKDAAHSESKTFLLMVEPDDSIAAVKAYIQEEKGIPFKKQKLLNEDGGVMRDALTLLSAGIKKGSTLILRYAPITQIIVTTLSGRRFKLMVESDDTVADVKAAIQEKEGIRFHKQRIIYDGRQLQDHVLLVDCGVQYKSVLSVVLTLCGC